One genomic region from Campylobacter sp. RM5004 encodes:
- the rpmE gene encoding 50S ribosomal protein L31, which produces MKKDIHPDYKNCTVVCACGNTFVTKSNKEELRVDICSNCHPFFTGSEKIVDAAGRVEKFKKKYQMQ; this is translated from the coding sequence ATGAAAAAAGACATTCACCCAGATTATAAAAATTGCACCGTAGTTTGTGCTTGTGGAAATACTTTTGTTACTAAATCAAATAAAGAAGAATTAAGAGTAGATATTTGTTCAAATTGCCATCCATTTTTCACAGGTAGTGAAAAAATCGTAGATGCTGCAGGTAGAGTTGAGAAATTTAAGAAAAAATATCAAATGCAATAA
- a CDS encoding RsmE family RNA methyltransferase: MFYYFSKLAGDSEIRLDSELVAHFKARRQSLGDIVKLSKLDGLLHEYEIVFMQRNDIRLSLKNTFEFKTNKSGVRLALAMIEIDSILEIAPYLNELGLEELFLVYTDFSQKSYKFDEKKLAKLEKILHNSSSQCARADILKITILNSLSELAKLYKDFILIDFNKNDLCEFNKDCLYVIGPEGGFSEKERKLFKTQGLKISNILKAKTAVISISAKILM; the protein is encoded by the coding sequence ATGTTTTATTATTTTTCTAAACTTGCTGGAGATAGTGAAATTAGGCTTGATAGCGAATTAGTAGCTCACTTTAAAGCAAGAAGACAAAGCTTAGGAGATATCGTAAAATTAAGTAAATTAGATGGACTATTGCACGAATACGAAATCGTATTTATGCAAAGAAACGATATTAGATTAAGTCTTAAAAATACTTTTGAATTTAAAACAAATAAAAGCGGAGTAAGATTAGCCCTTGCAATGATAGAAATAGATAGTATTTTAGAAATTGCTCCTTATTTAAATGAATTAGGGCTTGAAGAATTATTTTTAGTTTATACAGATTTTTCTCAAAAATCTTATAAATTTGATGAGAAAAAACTAGCAAAGCTTGAAAAGATTTTGCATAATTCAAGCTCACAATGTGCAAGAGCCGATATTTTAAAAATTACTATTTTAAATAGCTTAAGTGAGCTTGCAAAACTATATAAAGATTTTATTTTGATTGATTTTAATAAAAACGACTTATGTGAATTTAATAAAGATTGTTTATATGTAATAGGCCCTGAAGGCGGATTTAGCGAAAAAGAAAGAAAATTATTCAAAACTCAAGGCTTAAAAATATCAAATATTTTAAAGGCAAAAACTGCAGTAATTAGCATAAGTGCAAAAATTTTAATGTAG
- a CDS encoding 6-carboxytetrahydropterin synthase, whose product MRIGKLFEFENAHIVRFCSSKRCKTSIHGHSYKLELVLKANTLDKAGMVYDFGLLKGNIKQIIDAFDHSTCLYIDDDKEYLEDIKKHSARWIELPCNISAENLSIVFFILISIILKNTQMHNNESVKVDRIKLNETRTGWAECEYEDAFYNDLPIIDISKITFSQAILDDFSDPRLLEKIKNNEIFINPKEV is encoded by the coding sequence ATGAGAATAGGAAAATTATTTGAGTTTGAAAACGCTCATATAGTTAGATTTTGTAGCTCAAAAAGGTGCAAAACTAGCATTCACGGACATTCATATAAACTTGAATTAGTATTAAAGGCAAATACACTTGATAAGGCTGGAATGGTCTATGATTTCGGACTTTTAAAAGGCAATATTAAGCAAATTATAGATGCCTTTGATCATAGCACTTGCCTTTATATAGATGATGATAAAGAATATTTAGAAGATATTAAAAAGCATTCAGCAAGATGGATAGAACTACCTTGTAATATCAGTGCAGAAAATCTAAGCATAGTATTTTTTATATTAATTTCAATTATTTTAAAAAACACCCAAATGCATAATAATGAAAGCGTAAAAGTTGATAGAATCAAGCTAAACGAGACTAGAACAGGCTGGGCTGAATGCGAATATGAAGATGCGTTTTATAATGATTTGCCTATAATTGATATTTCTAAAATCACATTTTCACAAGCTATTTTAGATGATTTTAGCGACCCTAGATTATTAGAAAAAATAAAAAATAATGAAATTTTTATAAATCCTAAGGAAGTTTAA
- a CDS encoding 7-carboxy-7-deazaguanine synthase QueE: MKLVEEFLSIQGEGIFAGKLAYFIRFAGCNFSCFGFGVKKSKNNKEFIGCDTLRAVYTADFSDEYKEFEIGILKDKLSSFKHKPMIVITGGEPLIHQEEPEFIELLEYLTNNDYLVQFETNASIKLKNYDFYKKCYFAMGVKLENSKMPKNKRINHEAINSIINNSKGAFFKIVLDKFDLNDTSELLALRKDYSNNDFYLMPKGSTNKELSMNAKSVLEYAINNGFNYTDRVHIRIYDDLEGV, from the coding sequence ATGAAGCTAGTTGAAGAGTTTTTGAGTATTCAAGGTGAAGGAATTTTTGCTGGAAAATTAGCTTATTTTATTCGTTTTGCGGGTTGTAATTTCTCTTGCTTTGGTTTTGGTGTTAAAAAAAGTAAGAATAATAAAGAATTTATAGGTTGTGATACTTTAAGAGCTGTTTATACAGCAGATTTTAGCGATGAATACAAAGAATTTGAAATAGGAATTTTAAAAGATAAATTAAGCTCATTTAAGCACAAACCTATGATAGTAATTACAGGTGGAGAGCCTTTAATTCATCAAGAAGAGCCTGAATTTATAGAGCTTTTAGAGTATTTAACGAATAATGATTATTTGGTTCAGTTTGAAACAAATGCTAGTATAAAACTAAAAAATTATGATTTTTATAAAAAATGTTATTTTGCAATGGGCGTAAAGCTTGAAAATAGCAAAATGCCAAAAAATAAAAGAATTAATCACGAAGCAATTAATTCAATTATAAATAATTCAAAAGGAGCATTTTTTAAAATCGTTTTAGATAAGTTTGATTTAAATGATACTAGCGAATTACTTGCTTTAAGAAAAGATTATTCTAATAATGATTTTTATTTAATGCCAAAAGGCTCAACTAATAAAGAATTAAGTATGAATGCAAAAAGTGTTTTAGAATACGCAATTAATAATGGTTTTAATTATACTGATAGGGTGCATATTAGAATTTATGATGATTTGGAGGGTGTATGA
- a CDS encoding helix-turn-helix domain-containing protein — translation MGIDLIIYIVFIIFIILMFLYVRLTSRDLNDKLDGVLKAIDENYKSIHRLEQVVEKMKIAEINHSKQNEFNDNIMQNCEFLIHSIIDERINELNSDLGIIQESIQEVTKSQDSRIANLELATEPISRLKPDDDSTRMQILKLYGDGKSVDEIASLLNKSPQVINIILKSL, via the coding sequence ATGGGGATTGATTTAATAATTTATATTGTTTTTATAATTTTTATCATTTTAATGTTTTTGTATGTAAGGCTTACATCAAGAGATTTAAATGATAAATTAGATGGGGTTTTAAAGGCTATTGATGAAAATTATAAATCAATTCATAGGCTAGAGCAAGTTGTTGAAAAGATGAAAATCGCTGAAATAAATCATTCAAAACAAAACGAATTTAATGATAATATTATGCAAAATTGCGAGTTTTTAATACATTCTATTATTGATGAAAGAATTAATGAATTAAATAGTGATTTAGGCATTATTCAAGAAAGTATTCAAGAAGTAACCAAAAGTCAAGATAGCAGAATTGCTAACTTAGAACTAGCAACCGAGCCAATCTCTAGGCTAAAACCTGATGATGATTCTACTAGAATGCAGATTTTAAAGCTTTATGGCGATGGCAAAAGCGTTGATGAAATCGCAAGTCTTTTAAATAAAAGTCCACAAGTAATTAATATAATTTTAAAAAGTTTATAA
- the rsmI gene encoding 16S rRNA (cytidine(1402)-2'-O)-methyltransferase — MLYFVPTPIGNLGDISYRALEVLQVCELIFCEDVRVCKALINLLSAKYNIDFGSKNYISLHSHNEKEFDFSNIDFSKNIAFLSDAGMPCISDPGISLVKYAQENDIKYCVIPGANAAITALVASGFSDKEFIFLGFLNIKKNRQAQIENALNQAYPTILYEAPTRIMDLIQGIAKIDEDKEIFLIKEISKMYEKTYKDKAKNLAKLLKNENLKGEWVVVINNQIPNSNSSISSEDILSLNISLKDKSKLLSKLNGLSPKQNYENLLKSEEK, encoded by the coding sequence ATGCTTTATTTCGTTCCTACACCAATAGGAAATCTAGGCGATATCTCATATCGTGCTTTAGAAGTCTTACAAGTTTGCGAGTTGATTTTTTGCGAAGATGTGCGAGTTTGTAAGGCTTTAATTAACTTACTTAGTGCTAAATATAATATAGATTTTGGAAGTAAAAACTACATATCATTACATTCACATAATGAAAAAGAATTTGATTTTTCAAATATTGATTTTTCAAAAAATATAGCTTTTTTAAGCGATGCAGGAATGCCTTGCATAAGTGATCCTGGAATTTCATTAGTAAAATATGCTCAAGAAAATGATATAAAATATTGCGTAATTCCTGGTGCAAATGCTGCTATTACAGCACTTGTAGCTAGTGGATTTAGCGATAAAGAGTTTATATTTTTAGGATTTTTAAATATCAAAAAAAATCGTCAAGCACAAATAGAAAATGCACTAAATCAAGCTTATCCTACTATTTTATATGAAGCACCTACAAGAATTATGGATTTGATACAAGGTATTGCTAAAATTGATGAAGATAAGGAAATATTTTTAATTAAAGAAATATCAAAAATGTATGAAAAAACATACAAAGACAAGGCAAAAAATTTGGCTAAATTGCTAAAAAATGAGAACTTAAAAGGCGAATGGGTAGTAGTAATAAATAATCAAATTCCTAATTCAAATTCTAGTATCTCAAGCGAAGATATTTTAAGTCTTAATATTTCTTTAAAGGATAAGTCAAAATTACTTAGTAAATTAAACGGACTTAGTCCAAAACAAAATTATGAAAATTTATTAAAAAGTGAAGAAAAATGA
- a CDS encoding UbiA-like polyprenyltransferase codes for MQKLKNILELIVFKHSIFALPFLLVSMLSAIKLYDLSFNDIWLKFILALLCAVSARNYAMALNRLLDADIDILNERTKNRPSVDGRVGRFNLALFIIANACIFVLLAYFINELCFYLSFFTLILLGSYSLFKRFSYLAHIILGLSLGFACVAGEIVLTNSVSSYSIALCFAVCFWTAGFDCLYALQDLEFDKNQELFSIPSCFGEKATLFIAAIFHLIAFLFWLVFLASVNAGFYAYLGLIIVGLMLILEHIIVRKNTKNIERAFFDINAFISILFLVFFIIDLKVS; via the coding sequence ATGCAAAAGTTAAAAAATATTTTAGAATTAATTGTGTTTAAGCATAGCATTTTTGCTTTGCCGTTTTTATTAGTTTCAATGCTTAGTGCTATAAAATTATATGATTTAAGCTTTAATGATATTTGGCTTAAGTTTATTTTGGCTCTTCTTTGTGCTGTTAGTGCAAGAAATTATGCAATGGCGCTAAATCGTTTGCTTGATGCAGATATTGATATCTTAAATGAAAGGACAAAAAATCGTCCTAGCGTAGATGGTAGGGTAGGTAGATTTAATTTAGCTTTATTTATAATTGCTAATGCTTGTATTTTTGTTCTATTAGCATATTTTATAAATGAATTGTGCTTTTATCTTAGCTTTTTTACACTTATTTTACTTGGTTCTTATTCTTTATTTAAACGCTTTTCATATCTAGCTCATATAATTTTAGGTTTATCATTAGGTTTTGCTTGTGTTGCTGGAGAAATTGTGCTTACTAATAGTGTTAGTTCTTATTCTATAGCTTTATGTTTTGCTGTTTGTTTTTGGACTGCTGGATTTGATTGTTTGTATGCTTTACAAGATTTAGAATTTGATAAAAATCAAGAATTATTTTCAATTCCTTCATGTTTTGGAGAAAAGGCTACATTATTTATCGCTGCTATTTTTCATTTAATTGCGTTTTTGTTTTGGCTAGTATTTTTAGCTAGTGTAAATGCTGGATTTTACGCATATTTGGGCTTAATTATTGTAGGGCTTATGCTTATTTTAGAGCATATTATTGTAAGAAAAAATACAAAAAATATTGAAAGAGCTTTTTTTGATATTAATGCTTTTATTAGTATATTATTCTTAGTATTTTTTATAATTGATTTAAAGGTTAGCTAA
- the moaA gene encoding GTP 3',8-cyclase MoaA has translation MLIDSYGRRINYLRISLTQRCNFRCLYCMPKVPFNHVPKENLLSYEELFLFAKLCMDKGVDKIRLTGGEPLVRADLDKFIKMLIDYKSDLDLALTTNGYLLKEQAAKLKAAGLVRINVSLDTLVPSRAKLISQKDILKEVLEGIEEALRVGLKVKVNCVPLKGINEDELCDLILFAKQRNIQIRFIEFMENEHAYGQLKGLREAEILGKVKEKYEITALEKEPNSPASLFKINELDYVFGVINPHKHDFCESCNRLRLSAEGFLIPCLYFDEAMSIKKALRDKDINKALSILNTVLENKPEKNKWGEDDNKSSARSFSQTGG, from the coding sequence ATGTTAATAGATTCGTATGGAAGAAGAATAAATTATTTAAGAATTTCACTTACTCAAAGATGCAATTTTAGGTGTTTATATTGTATGCCAAAAGTTCCTTTTAATCATGTGCCAAAAGAAAATTTATTAAGTTATGAAGAATTGTTTTTATTTGCAAAATTATGTATGGATAAAGGCGTGGATAAAATCCGTTTAACAGGTGGAGAGCCACTTGTAAGAGCTGATTTAGATAAATTTATAAAAATGCTAATTGATTATAAAAGCGATTTAGATTTAGCACTTACTACAAATGGCTATTTATTAAAAGAACAAGCTGCTAAACTAAAAGCTGCTGGACTTGTAAGAATTAATGTTTCTTTAGATACTTTAGTGCCTAGTAGGGCTAAGTTAATTTCTCAAAAAGATATATTAAAAGAAGTTTTAGAAGGTATTGAAGAAGCCTTAAGAGTAGGGCTAAAAGTAAAGGTAAATTGTGTTCCTTTAAAAGGCATTAATGAAGATGAATTGTGCGATTTAATACTTTTTGCAAAGCAAAGAAATATCCAAATAAGATTTATTGAATTTATGGAAAACGAACACGCTTACGGACAATTAAAAGGCTTAAGAGAAGCTGAGATTTTAGGTAAAGTAAAAGAAAAATATGAAATCACAGCTTTAGAAAAAGAGCCAAATTCACCTGCAAGTTTATTTAAAATTAACGAGCTTGATTATGTTTTTGGTGTGATTAATCCACATAAGCATGATTTTTGTGAAAGTTGCAATCGCTTAAGACTTAGTGCTGAAGGATTTTTAATACCTTGCCTTTATTTTGATGAGGCTATGAGTATTAAAAAAGCTTTAAGAGATAAGGATATCAATAAGGCTTTAAGTATTTTAAATACGGTTTTAGAAAACAAACCTGAGAAAAATAAATGGGGCGAAGATGATAATAAAAGTTCAGCTAGGTCGTTTTCGCAAACGGGTGGATGA
- the miaA gene encoding tRNA (adenosine(37)-N6)-dimethylallyltransferase MiaA, protein MKKIALIGTTASGKTALAHKLALKHNAVILSLDSLCLYKELNIINAKPDNAMLNEVKYFGINLISVKDDYNVGLYFDEYKNALNYAKKYEKNLIIVGGSGFYLSALINGLSPKIDDIKHNLSLDEIYNLMQSIDKDSKIAANDKYRLNKWYSIYLTTNEIPSLWLKNNTQESLIKDILIYDILWNKVELNKRIEQRTKQMLELNAFNEVINQYKLHGYTKALQSIGAKEIIDCYEGRIKKEDLKELITIHTRQLAKRQRTFNKKFNAHTFEISTEFELGICFDKLSEILK, encoded by the coding sequence ATGAAAAAAATAGCCCTAATAGGAACAACAGCAAGTGGCAAAACAGCCTTGGCTCATAAGCTTGCTCTAAAGCATAATGCAGTGATTTTAAGTCTTGATAGCTTATGTTTATATAAAGAGCTAAATATTATAAATGCTAAGCCTGATAATGCTATGCTTAATGAAGTTAAATATTTTGGAATAAATCTAATTAGCGTTAAAGATGATTATAATGTAGGGCTTTATTTTGATGAATACAAAAATGCTTTAAATTATGCAAAAAAATATGAAAAAAATCTAATAATAGTAGGTGGAAGTGGATTTTATCTAAGCGCTTTAATTAATGGCTTAAGCCCTAAAATTGATGATATTAAGCATAATTTAAGCCTTGATGAAATCTATAATCTAATGCAAAGTATTGATAAAGATAGCAAAATCGCAGCTAATGATAAGTATCGCTTAAATAAATGGTATAGCATTTATTTAACTACAAATGAAATTCCAAGCCTTTGGCTTAAAAATAACACTCAAGAGTCTTTAATAAAAGATATTTTAATTTATGATATTTTATGGAACAAAGTTGAATTAAACAAAAGAATAGAGCAAAGAACTAAGCAAATGCTAGAACTTAATGCCTTTAATGAAGTGATAAATCAATATAAATTACATGGATATACAAAAGCCTTACAATCAATTGGAGCAAAAGAAATAATAGATTGCTATGAAGGAAGAATTAAAAAAGAAGATTTAAAAGAATTAATTACAATTCATACAAGACAACTTGCTAAAAGACAACGCACATTTAATAAGAAATTTAACGCTCATACCTTTGAAATTTCAACGGAATTTGAATTAGGAATTTGCTTTGATAAATTAAGCGAGATTTTAAAATAA